The proteins below are encoded in one region of Ursus arctos isolate Adak ecotype North America unplaced genomic scaffold, UrsArc2.0 scaffold_24, whole genome shotgun sequence:
- the NUFIP2 gene encoding FMR1-interacting protein NUFIP2 gives MEEKPGQPQPQHHHSHHHPHHHPQQQQQQQQQQPPHHHHHYYFYNHSHNHHHHHHHQQPHQYLQHGAEGSPKAQPKALKHEQKHALQQHQETPKKKTGYGELNGNAGEREISLKSLGSDETTNPISRVLNGNQQIVDTNLKQTVKASTFGKAGIKTRNFIQKNSMDKKNGKSYENKSGENQSVDKTDTVAIPNGVVTNNSGYITNGYMGKGADNDGSGSESGYTTPKKRKARRNSAKGCENLNLVQDKIMQQETSVPTLKQGLETFKPDYSEQKGNRVDGSKPIWKYETGPGGTNRGKPAVGDTLRKSSDIKPGVSSKKFDDRPKGKHASAVTSKEDSWTLFKPPPVFPVDNSSAKIVPKISYASKVKENLNKTVQNSSVSPSSSSSSSSSTGETQTQSSSRLSQVPMSALKSVTSANFSNGPVLAGTDASVYSPGGQPLLTTAANTLTPISSGTDSVLQDMSLTSAAVEQIKSSLFIYPSNMQTVLLSTAQVDLPSQTDQQNLGDIFQNQWGLSFINEPSAGPETVIGKSSDHKVMEVTFQGEYPATLVSQGAEIIPSGTEHPVFPKAYELEKRTSPQVLGSILKSGTTSESGALSLEPSHIGDLQKADTSSQGALVFLSKDYEIENQNPLASPTNTLLGSAKEQRYQRGLERNDSWGSFDLRAAIVYHTKEMESVWNLQKQDPKRIITYNEAMDSPDQ, from the exons ATGGAGGAGAAGCCCGGCCAGCCACAGCCTCAGCACCATCACAGCCACCACCATCCGCACCATcacccccagcagcagcagcagcagcagcagcagcagccgccgcaccaccaccaccattattaTTTCTACAACCACAGCCacaaccaccatcaccaccaccatcaccagcagCCTCACCAATACCTGCAGCATGGAGCCGAGGGCAGCCCCAAGGCCCAGCCTAAGGCGCTGAAACATGAGCAGAAACACGCCCTCCAGCAGCACCAGGAAACGCCGAAGAAGAAAACAG GCTATGGTGAACTAAATGGTAATGCTGGAGAACGAGAAATATCTCTAAAGAGCCTGGGTTCTGATGAAACTACCAACCCTATTTCCAGGGTCCTCAATGGCAACCAACAAATTGTAGACACTAATCTGAAGCAGACTGTAAAGGCCAGCACCTTTGGGAAAGCAGGAATTAAAACCAGGAATTTCATTCAGAAAAACAGTATGGACAAAAAGAATGGGAAATCTTATGAAAATAAATCTGGAGAGAACCAGTCTGTAGACAAGACCGATACGGTAGCCATTCCAAATGGTGTTGTAACAAATAATTCTGGCTATATTACTAATGGTTATATGGGCAAAGGAGCAGATAATGATGGTAGTGGATCTGAGAGTGGATATACCACTcctaaaaaaaggaaagctagGCGCAATAGTGCCAAGGGTTGTGAAAACCTTAATTTAGTTCAGGACAAAATAATGCAACAAGAGACCAGTGTCCCAACCTTAAAACAGGGACTTGAAACTTTCAAGCCTGACTACAGTGAACAAAAGGGAAATCGAGTAGATGGTTCGAAGCCCATTTGGAAGTACGAAACTGGGCCTGGAGGAACAAATCGAGGAAAACCTGCTGTGGGTGATACGCTGCGGAAAAGCTCTGATATTAAACCTGGTGTGAGCAGCAAAAAGTTTGATGATCGGCCCAAAGGAAAGCATGCTTCTGCTGTTACCTCCAAAGAGGACTCGTGGACCCTATTTAAACCACCCCCAGTTTTTCCAGTGGACAATAGCAGTGCTAAAATAGTTCCTAAAATAAGTTATGCAAGCAAAGTTAAGGAAAACCTCAACAAAACTGTACAGAATTCTTCTGTGTCGCCATCTTCATCTTCATCCTCTTCGTCATCTACTGGGGAAACTCAGACCCAATCTTCAAGTCGGTTATCCCAGGTCCCTATGTCAGCGCTGAAATCTGTTACTTCGGCCAACTTTTCTAATGGGCCTGTTCTAGCAGGGACTGATGCAAGTGTGTATTCTCCAGGGGGTCAGCCACTGCTAACTACTGCTGCTAATACTCTAACACCCATCTCTTCTGGGACTGATTCAGTTCTCCAGGACATGAGTCTGACTTCAGCAGCTGTTGAACAAATTAAATCTAGCCTTTTTATCTATCCTTCAAATATGCAAACTGTGCTGTTGAGCACAGCACAAGTGGATCTACCCTCTCAGACAGATCAGCAAAACCTGGGGGATATCTTCCAGAATCAGTGGGGTTTATCATTTATAAATGAGCCCAGTGCTGGCCCTGAGACTGTTATTGGGAAGTCATCAGATCATAAAGTGATGGAGGTGACATTTCAAGGGGAATATCCTGCCACTTTGGTTTCACAGGGTGCTGAAATAATCCCCTCAGGAACTGAGCATCCTGTGTTTCCCAAGGCTTATGAGCTGGAAAAACGGACTAGTCCTCAAGTTCTGGGTAGCATTCTAAAATCTGGGACTACTAGTGAGAGTGGAGCCTTATCCTTGGAACCCAGTCATATAGGTGACCTGCAAAAAGCAGACACCAGTAGTCAAGGTGCTTTAGTGTTTCTCTCAAAGGACTACGAGATAGAAAATCAAAATCCTCTGGCGTCTCCTACGAACACTTTGTTAGGCTCCGCCAAAGAACAGAGATACCAGAGAGGCCTAGAAAGAAATGATAGCTGGGGTTCTTTTGACCTGAGGGCTGCTATTGTATATCACACTAAAG